The Belonocnema kinseyi isolate 2016_QV_RU_SX_M_011 chromosome 10, B_treatae_v1, whole genome shotgun sequence genome has a window encoding:
- the LOC117181899 gene encoding uncharacterized protein LOC117181899, producing MEKCFPYFSLQPAKRKNFPITVQSSPGKIDKQISVCNANVDAAVGSDTNIYLKHQFLGNESKVTEEVSILGTTELCSDYPEFSKETETNFDEKEFNAKSTPLKDEESQESENVKTGKKIDFSSSNVQTDSALCKEKRTCGYPDPFDRMIIQTLELYKRIFIARESFKKLVKSKKDAKMKKKHVYKKQDSSNNDSEQNRNNKDSKDNAEKRRKTDGEKLCLCGKGCASAVLSRCCCKTK from the coding sequence ATGGAAAAGTGTTTTCCCTATTTCTCGTTACAACCAGCCAAGAGGAAGAATTTTCCTATAACAGTCCAATCCTCTCCTGGGAAAATCGATAAGCAAATTTCAGTTTGTAATGCTAATGTGGACGCAGCAGTTGGATCAGAcacaaatatttacttaaaacatcaatttttaggAAATGAAAGTAAGGTAACAGAAGAAGTTTCAATATTGGGTACTACTGAATTATGCAGTGATTATCcagaattttctaaagaaactGAAACTAATTTTGATGAAAAGGAATTCAATGCGAAATCCACCCCTCTCAAGGATGAAGAAAGTCAGGAATCAGAAAATGTTAAGACcggaaagaaaattgatttttcttcctCGAATGTGCAGACGGATTCCGCGTTATGTAAGGAAAAAAGAACTTGCGGGTATCCTGATCCTTTCGATCGAATGATTATTCAGACTCTTGAActatataaaagaattttcattgctcgtgagtcatttaaaaaattggtgaagAGTAAAAAAGACGCTAAGATGAAGAAGAAACATGTTTACAAAAAACAGGATTCTTCAAATAATGATTCAGAGCAAAATAGAAACAATAAGGATTCAAAAGACAATGCCGAGAAGAGAAGAAAAACTGATGGTGAAAAATTGTGTCTTTGCGGAAAAGGATGTGCTAGTGCTGTCCTCAGCAGGTGCTGTTGTAAAACAAAATAA